One region of Thermoleophilia bacterium genomic DNA includes:
- a CDS encoding bifunctional 5,10-methylene-tetrahydrofolate dehydrogenase/5,10-methylene-tetrahydrofolate cyclohydrolase, with product MTAKIIDGKSVAAEIRAELLKELEELKALGIRPGIATLMVGDDFGAGMYRASVEKFCTELGLGYRSEILPSDASEATVVETVRQLNADPEVSGILPLRPFPPQVSDSAVIASIDPRKDVDCFHPYNMGRLTLGEQTFPPATPAACVELLERYLTAEGKDIKETLEGAEVCVVGHSNTVGKPLALMLLNRNATITVTHVYTSNRGNLAKHTQVADYLIVAAGVPHLIGPDMVKEGVVVLDVGINRVFVCPKCGTLNRSKRNPCRACGADLAEAESKTVGDVDFEAVSTKAAAITPVPGGVGAVTNMMLARNTLRAARMLSEKQ from the coding sequence GTGACAGCAAAGATTATTGATGGAAAGAGCGTGGCGGCCGAAATCCGTGCAGAGCTCCTCAAAGAATTGGAGGAGTTGAAAGCTCTCGGGATCCGGCCCGGGATTGCGACTTTGATGGTGGGCGATGACTTCGGTGCAGGTATGTACCGAGCCAGTGTTGAGAAGTTCTGCACCGAGTTGGGCCTTGGCTACCGCAGCGAGATCTTGCCATCTGACGCTTCCGAGGCAACTGTGGTAGAAACCGTGCGGCAGCTAAACGCAGATCCTGAGGTGTCTGGTATCTTGCCGCTCAGGCCGTTCCCTCCGCAAGTTTCTGACTCGGCGGTCATCGCTTCTATAGACCCGCGCAAGGATGTTGATTGCTTTCACCCTTATAACATGGGTCGACTGACTCTGGGGGAACAAACCTTTCCTCCTGCTACGCCGGCTGCCTGTGTCGAGCTGCTTGAGCGGTACCTGACTGCAGAGGGCAAAGACATCAAGGAAACTCTGGAAGGAGCCGAGGTCTGCGTCGTGGGACACTCAAACACGGTGGGGAAGCCGCTTGCCCTGATGCTTCTCAACCGTAACGCCACCATCACCGTCACCCATGTCTACACGTCCAACCGAGGCAATCTGGCCAAGCATACCCAGGTTGCCGACTACCTGATAGTCGCAGCTGGGGTGCCTCATCTTATTGGACCCGATATGGTCAAAGAAGGTGTGGTTGTGCTCGATGTGGGCATTAACCGGGTGTTTGTATGTCCCAAGTGCGGGACTCTTAACCGGAGCAAGAGGAATCCGTGCCGGGCATGCGGGGCAGACCTGGCCGAAGCAGAGAGCAAGACGGTGGGCGATGTGGATTTCGAGGCCGTCTCCACTAAGGCTGCAGCCATTACGCCTGTTCCCGGAGGAGTGGGCGCGGTGACCAACATGATGCTGGCTCGCAACACGTTGCGGGCTGCTCGGATGCTCAGCGAAAAACAATAA
- a CDS encoding methylenetetrahydrofolate reductase C-terminal domain-containing protein, whose product MIISKKKPFEEVIKSLEGKERIFVVGCGECATVTQTGGENEVAQMKALLEEAGKTVVGTMIPEATCHELDVKRLLRKNKDAADQADAFLVLSCGAGCQSVRAGTDKTVVPGVDTLFLGNIQRAMDFLEKCSLCGQCVLAEYGAICPVTRCAKGLLNGPCGGTNHGKCEVDPEKDCAWVLIHDQLKKEGREKERREIHGPKNWNVVNRPGKLAEVREKVSGAASGGEE is encoded by the coding sequence GTGATTATCAGCAAGAAAAAGCCTTTTGAGGAAGTCATCAAGTCTCTCGAGGGCAAAGAGAGGATCTTCGTCGTCGGCTGCGGGGAGTGCGCGACAGTCACCCAGACAGGCGGCGAGAACGAAGTCGCTCAAATGAAGGCGCTCCTGGAAGAGGCCGGCAAGACGGTGGTAGGGACAATGATCCCCGAGGCGACCTGCCACGAGCTCGATGTAAAGAGGCTCCTCCGCAAGAACAAGGATGCGGCAGATCAGGCCGACGCCTTTCTCGTTCTGTCTTGCGGAGCTGGGTGCCAGTCAGTGCGGGCGGGGACCGATAAGACCGTGGTCCCGGGAGTGGATACGCTGTTTCTGGGCAACATCCAGCGAGCTATGGATTTCCTCGAGAAGTGCTCTTTGTGTGGACAGTGTGTTCTTGCGGAATACGGGGCAATTTGCCCGGTCACCCGATGCGCCAAGGGCCTACTCAACGGTCCTTGCGGGGGGACAAACCACGGCAAGTGTGAGGTGGATCCCGAAAAGGATTGCGCATGGGTGCTGATACATGACCAGCTTAAGAAAGAAGGACGCGAGAAAGAGCGCAGGGAGATTCATGGCCCCAAGAATTGGAACGTAGTCAATCGGCCCGGGAAGCTGGCAGAGGTCAGGGAAAAGGTCTCCGGAGCGGCTTCAGGGGGTGAGGAATAA
- a CDS encoding methylenetetrahydrofolate reductase — protein sequence MGKYRDACNSGKFVVSAEIGPPKGTNVGPMLHHIDLLKDKVDGLNVTDNQSAVMRMGSLAVSGEIVRRGGDPIFQATCRDRNRLALQSDLLSAAFLGITNVLCLTGDHPVVGDHKEAKGVFDFDSVHLIQCCRRLNEGFDWAGNELDGKTDFFIGAVVTPEADPLEPQLYKFAQKVEAGADFFQTQAVYDMDNFQRFMEKAREITQGTNVKIMAGLVVLTSLGMAKYMNRAVPGIFVPDSLLEEMASVPKEEALRKGMEIAARHIRFLRENQVCDGVHIMAIGKEEIVPEILRMAGLAEEETS from the coding sequence ATGGGCAAGTATCGTGACGCCTGCAATAGCGGCAAGTTTGTGGTCTCGGCGGAGATAGGGCCGCCGAAAGGCACGAACGTGGGCCCGATGCTTCATCACATCGATCTGCTCAAAGACAAAGTTGACGGCCTCAACGTGACCGACAACCAGAGTGCGGTCATGCGCATGGGCTCACTTGCGGTGTCCGGGGAGATCGTAAGACGGGGCGGTGACCCAATCTTCCAAGCCACCTGCCGCGATCGAAACCGTCTTGCCCTACAATCCGATCTTCTGTCGGCGGCGTTTCTCGGGATCACCAACGTTCTGTGTCTGACCGGTGATCACCCGGTGGTGGGGGATCATAAGGAGGCCAAGGGAGTCTTTGATTTCGACTCGGTTCACCTTATTCAGTGCTGCCGTCGCCTTAATGAAGGCTTTGACTGGGCAGGCAATGAGCTGGATGGCAAGACAGATTTCTTTATCGGTGCAGTAGTTACTCCCGAGGCTGATCCCTTGGAACCCCAGCTCTACAAGTTTGCTCAGAAAGTTGAGGCTGGGGCCGACTTCTTCCAGACCCAAGCAGTCTATGACATGGATAACTTCCAGAGGTTCATGGAGAAGGCCAGGGAAATCACCCAAGGCACCAACGTCAAGATCATGGCTGGACTTGTGGTGCTCACTAGTTTGGGAATGGCCAAGTATATGAACCGCGCGGTTCCGGGCATCTTCGTTCCGGACTCATTGCTTGAGGAGATGGCGAGCGTACCCAAGGAGGAAGCCCTGCGCAAAGGTATGGAGATAGCCGCAAGGCACATCCGTTTCCTACGTGAGAATCAGGTCTGCGACGGTGTGCACATCATGGCCATCGGCAAGGAAGAGATCGTTCCAGAGATTCTGCGCATGGCCGGTTTGGCGGAGGAGGAGACCTCATGA
- a CDS encoding cyclodeaminase/cyclohydrolase family protein, with translation MGVYAFLQGTIQSYLDRLASEEPAPGGGSAAALAGALAAALVTMVTNLTLGREKFASVEAEMSELKVRAEELRAELTRLVEQDAEAYSEVAAAFKLPRNTEEEKKKRHETLQAALVNAAAVPLRVAEAALEVARLCAPAADKGNPNAVSDAGVAVVLAEAAAQAAALNVKINLAWLEDKEFVDKTWSRVQEILEDAATLRTQVLSATYDRIG, from the coding sequence ATGGGCGTCTACGCGTTCTTACAGGGCACTATTCAGTCTTATCTGGATCGCCTGGCCAGCGAGGAGCCTGCTCCCGGTGGAGGAAGCGCCGCTGCTTTGGCAGGGGCTCTGGCTGCAGCCTTGGTCACTATGGTGACAAACCTTACGCTGGGCAGGGAGAAGTTTGCTTCTGTAGAAGCCGAGATGTCGGAGCTTAAGGTGCGCGCCGAAGAACTCCGCGCTGAGCTCACACGGCTGGTGGAGCAAGACGCGGAGGCCTACAGCGAGGTTGCGGCTGCCTTCAAGTTGCCGCGCAACACTGAGGAAGAAAAGAAGAAGCGCCACGAGACTCTGCAGGCTGCACTAGTTAATGCGGCCGCTGTTCCGCTGCGCGTGGCGGAGGCTGCCTTGGAGGTGGCTCGTCTCTGCGCGCCGGCGGCCGACAAGGGCAATCCCAACGCGGTATCCGACGCCGGAGTAGCGGTGGTTCTGGCTGAGGCTGCGGCTCAAGCGGCTGCACTTAACGTCAAGATTAACCTGGCCTGGCTGGAGGACAAGGAATTTGTCGATAAGACTTGGAGCCGGGTCCAAGAGATTTTGGAGGACGCAGCCACTCTTCGGACTCAGGTTCTCTCGGCCACTTACGACAGAATCGGCTGA